One window from the genome of Cryptomeria japonica chromosome 6, Sugi_1.0, whole genome shotgun sequence encodes:
- the LOC131064223 gene encoding ammonium transporter 3 member 1: MVTTEPVAPYNSPGVPDLPFFNTGESQNASPMVSATVFGLVAVIFFGLLRMTGLVIFYESIVKKKWAVNSAFMALYAYAAVLICWVTWAYKMSFGDELLPFWGKAGPAFAQKILIKNAIVPETEHGYKDGSLETATFVFLQFVFAGVTVVILTGALLGRMNFKAWMAFVPLWLTFSYTVGAFSLWGGGFLFQWGVIDFAGGYFTHLSSGTAGFTAACWVGPRLQEDREKIPPNNVPLMLTGAGFLWLGWCGLIGGAPYAVISFSFMAVLNTNICAATSLLVWTCLDVIFSKKATVTGALQGMIAGLVCITPAAGIVQGWAAIVMGVLSGSIPWFTMMIVHEKSAMLKKVDDTLAVVHTHAVAGLLGGALTGLFADPTLCSLFLGAMNSKGAFYGDGMQFVKQIVAAAFVIAWNIVVTSIVMVVIDHFIPLKMPELQLQIGDAEVHGEELYAL; this comes from the exons ATGGTGACCACAGAGCCAGTTGCCCCCTACAATAGCCCAGGAGTACCAGACTTGCCTTTCTTTAACACAGGAGAATCACAAAATGCAAGCCCAATGGTATCTGCAACTGTTTTTGGATTGGTAGCTGTAATTTTTTTTGGATTGCTACGCATGACAGGCCTTGTTATCTTCTATGAAAGCATTGTGAAGAAGAAATGGGCTGTGAATTCTGCATTTATGGCTCTCTATGCATATGCAGCTGTTTTGATCTGTTGGGTGACTTGGGCGTACAAAATGTCATTTGGTGATGAACTCCTTCCATTCTGGGGAAAGGCAGGACCTGCATTTGCCCAGAAGATTCTCATAAAAAATGCCATTGTCCCTGAAACAGAGCATGGCTACAAGGATGGATCACTGGAGACGGCTACCTTTGTGTTTCTCCAGTTCGTCTTTGCAGGAGTAACAGTGGTCATATTGACCGGGGCTTTGCTTGGAAGAATGAATTTCAAAGCATGGATGGCTTTTGTGCCACTCTGGCTCACATTTTCATATACTGTTGGAGCTTTTAGTTTATGGGGAGGAGGATTCCTTTTCCAGTGGGGGGTCATTGATTTTGCAGGTGGTTATTTCACCCATCTCTCTTCAGGAACTGCAGGTTTTACAGCAGCCTGTTGG GTAGGACCTAGGCTACAAGAGGACCGTGAAAAAATTCCTCCAAACAACGTTCCGCTTATGCTGACTGGAGCTGGTTTCTTGTGGTTGGGTTGGTGTGGTTTAATTGGAGGTGCCCCTTATGctgttatttctttttctttcatggCTGTTTTGAATACCAACATATGTGCAGCTACCAGTCTTCTTGTATGGACTTGTTTGGATGTTATATTCTCTAAGAAGGCCACAGTCACTGGGGCCTTGCAGGGAATGATAGCTGGACTTGTCTGTATTACCCCAGCCGCTG GTATTGTCCAAGGATGGGCTGCTATTGTGATGGGAGTACTCTCCGGTAGCATTCCATGGTTCACCATGATGATTGTTCACGAGAAGTCAGCCATGCTAAAGAAAGTTGATGATACATTGGCTGTAGTCCATACTCATGCAGTTGCAGGATTATTGGGTGGAGCTCTTACAGGGCTTTTTGCAGATCCTACTCTCTGCAGCCTCTTCCTAGGAGCAATGAATTCCAAGGGAGCATTTTATGGGGATGGTATGCAATTTGTTAAGCAAATTGTGGCAGCTGCTTTTGTCATTGCCTGGAACATTGTTGTCACAAGCATAGTCATGGTGGTCATTGATCATTTCATCCCATTGAAGATGCCAGAGTTACAACTTCAGATAGGGGATGCTGAAGTTCATGGGGAGGAATTATATGCTCTGTGA